The Haliotis asinina isolate JCU_RB_2024 chromosome 2, JCU_Hal_asi_v2, whole genome shotgun sequence genomic interval TTCTTTCATTCGCATTAAACAGCATTCAGAGTTTTAACccgacaatccattgatcaactgCATAAGCatccacaggggcttgtatcgctttgaaacggcgttcgaaagacatatagatgtatagaccctaccctagtactatataaaaggaaagggatgtaacgaagaaaccaccccctcctcgatcaaagttacatgtcaccgggtaaaatatttttaaggcaacgtcgaggccaacggatcgaacgccagatgatttccctacaaaatgagccataaatggtcacaatcggatcattatttcaaaagttatacgctacgaatcatcgaaaacagctaccaccgcaatttcacgccaaaatcatggatcaccaaatacggcaaaaactcaccttttaaattagtttattaattccagacacgttgacagcaccagcgctgggctggattcgatcggctgcggcatttcgtgggtcggaaaacttattgcaacatctacatgtcattttctcgacagtaagcaaacattttcaccaaaatcgctggcaaacctactcacttgtcggccataagtgaccttgacattcaatgaactgagcagatccgcgcaAACAGACTCGGGTCATCCGATTGGCCACTgccactgtatattttatttcccaGCAATCGGATGACCCGAGTCTGTTtgcgcggatctgctcagttcattgaatgtcaaggtcacttatggccgacaagtgagtaggtttgccagcgattttggtgaaaatgtttgcttactgtcgagaaaatgacatgtagatgttgcaataagttttccgacccacgaaatgccgcagccgatcgaatccagcccagcgctggtgctgtcaacgtgtctggaattaataaactaatttaaaaggtgagtttttgccgtatttggtgatccatgattttggcgtgaaattgcagtggtagctgttttcgatgattcgtagcgtataacttttgaaataatgatccgattgtgaccatttatggctcattttgtagggaaatcatctggcgttcgatccgttggcctcgacgttgccttaaaaatattttacccggtgacatgtaactttgatcgaggagggggtggtttcttcgttacatccctttccttttatatagtactagggtagggtctatacatctatatgtctttcgaacgccgtttcaaagcgatacaagcccctgtgtaaGCATCGACCAACGCTATTGGCTGGAAATTTCCGCGTTATGAAATGTGTGTGATTTTCAGTTGTTGCCATGTCGTTGTAGCCATGAGCAAGCACATTCTGAGCAAGGGTTGTCTGAAATCTTCGTGGAAAGATGAAACTCGGTAATCAAAGATGTGAAAAGTACACACCGAAGGTCACGGAATATTACTCGAAAACAATGGGTGCTAGAAGTCATGTCCCTTAGCATACCAATCTCTAGCTAAGATACATAGAGTCAGTGCTCCGAATACCGTACACGTTTGGCCACAGGTATCACCTGAATCGCTTCGGTTACAAATACTACGTCATGGCGCATGTTGTTTAAAAGATCATCCAATCATCTTGCCTGCTCATTAAACCGGTTGTGCAATCCGTTTTCCGTTTTTACCATTTGTTCAGTCAAAGGAGGCTACCATCAGTCATTTAAATTCGTACAGAGTGACTGTAATACCGTACACTGTTTCTTCTAATATCGTACACGTATCTTAATTCCGTACACTATCTAAATGACACTTTCGCTGCTGTTAGTTCTTAATACAAGTTACATCCACTGGTTAATTGTTAACTCATATAAATGATTGGAGGTAAATCAAgttcaaaactatattcacttttACATTTCTTCATTCATAATTATCACTAGAATATAATGAACTTGAGTTGATGAATATCGAGTGTTGTCAATGTTAGCTAATGTTGAAAatgcatatttgttttaaatgtaaagctTTATTCTTCATTTGATGCTTTAGAGATAAGTATATCATAACATATTATAATACACAaatgtattgctaaaagcatttgAAAACAGACACAGGAAATACACACCAAGTAGTTTTACTAAACCAATACACTAGAAATTTCTATAGTTATAAGATAAGACATGAAATAAGAGTTTCGAGGTTGGGTAACTGATTTGTAGCTGGCtcgggggagggggggggggggtcgtCCTTACTGACACATTCCGCGGGAAAATTTGAATTGCAGTGACGTAGTAACGGTGCATCATCGTCATCAATGGTTTTAGGTTGAATCAGCTCCTCCTTCCAAAGTTACACAGTGAACTGTTAACACGTCGGATAACGGAAGCATGGGAATAGAGATTTCACTTATCGTCAGTAAGAAACGAATTTAAAAATGAATTTTATGGTTTTGACACAAAGACTTTATGCACTGCAGTACAGGAAAATAGTATTTCAAGTGTCATTAACGAAAAAAATGGAAACCGAATGACTAACTGGGAGCACCTGCAGTACAGCGGCGCACTACAACATCTCGTGGGGGCAGGGTCGACATGTTGTATGTCACGTGTCGCCAAATTCAACATATCCTGAAATGCATCGCAGAAGGTAAGAGTTTGAACAATACAAGATTATAATACAAGTTGGGCAATAAGACTTTTTGATTTAGTGCCGTTATGCTAAAGACAGTATTTTTGTGCAGTGCTTCTTGTGGGCGGAGTTCCCATTGTTATACAACTGAGCGCTTTTCCTCACAACCGCGTTTTAACTAACGGGTTACATTACGGGATATCAATGGGACTACCCCCCAATTTGTGGTACAGCGCCCGTTACAGTTGAGAAAACAACCACGAAACCAATTTATTTATCATCCTACTGAATCAAACATGGCACCGCAATGTGTAATATGTGAATGAGGCCATCTGTCATGAGTATTTTTCACCAATATGCCGTTTTTATCAGCAAGTTGACGAAGGGTAATAATCAGCTTATACAGGAGTGTGAGGATGTCACGTTTGTTCTGTTGGCAACAATGGCTGCTAATCTGGCACACCAATTTGAATATATGTTGCTTAAAAATACCAAATACAGAACATTTCCTTCCAGCACATGCTAGTCAGGTAATAACAGGtgttgtttatcatgcgtttgattttattttagaACTATGACttactcactaacacaaaatctaataattgcatcAAAACTAAATTTTGCACAGTGCCAGGAAAACAGCAGACCAACACTCACGATTAGTATTATGATTTTCGACACCCAAAGCACCTAGCGGTTTCACATGCATAGGGTCACCCTCCTAAGAAATAGTGAAAAGTGacaacaaaaataattatcggtattttttgtgtgtgttagtgagtaATTCATCGATCTTAAATGGATTTCAAGAGCTTATTGGTACAGTGTATTTATAAGATAATCTTAGATTTAGAAGCTGGCTTCCCACCCTTCTGACGAGATTGTTTTTCTGTTGCTAGTTTCTCTTTCTCATCTCTTTTCTCTGTCTTCATCTTAATGATCTCATCGCTCGTCAGAATGCGATGGGAAGTCAGCTTCCGTGGATTTGATTTGGAACTTTGTTTCATTACAGAGGGTGGGAGAGAAAACTCGGACTTGATAGCGTCTATAGCCTCAACCTCGGACACTATCTATTTCAACAATAAAGTTGCCTGATTCATCTAAAGAAGATGGAGTGTCACCTATCAAAACCGACAAAATGAAGTCAGTGTCAGACAGGAGAGACGCGCCCTCTGGTAACGCTGCCTCAGATGTAGATGAATCCACTGATGCCCCAGCTACTGGTGTAGCAGACGCTCCGGCATCAGGCGTGATGATGCCAGAATTGACTGGAGCGTCAGCTTCAGCAACAACTGGAATATCAGCAACTCCCCCTTCTCCAGATGACTCGAAGCTCACGTCAAAGGGTTTGCTAGGGGCAAAAGTCTTATCTGGGATGGAATTCCTATTTACAGGAAATATTACGCATTTCCTAAATCCACTGCAGACATTTCGTGTCACGTGATTTAAAATGGCGCCGCTCATGCGATCGATCGACTGAGATGTTtgcttgcaaatatttattttttaatattttgataacgaaactagggcgaacatgtaggtataagtacaaagaagccattcatataagtttttgtttttgtttttgcgaCAAAGGATTTCCACCATTGCGGCCTATGGGGGTGCGGCATAGCGTTcatgtagtgaacgctatgtatcttagctaaCCAATCTCCTACCGAAACGGTTGTTACTTTAAACTGCTCGAAGGAAGTTAAGGAACGCCCGACTCTTTCGTGTTAATCTGTCATTCagtgttgttttaatttcttttgaaCACTATATATCAATTTGTTATTTCACAAACATATGGCACAAGCCAACATCTTTTACGACAATAACATAACATAGTGATATGGCTAACCTTTTTATTTACGACAACATCCCTTTAAGTTTATTCTTACAGGTACGAGTAACACAACGATTATTTGTAAAGGCACACTGTACATGTGTTCACGTTTAAAGTAACGTTGGTTGACTATTGTACGAATCAGTGAGGTTATCACTAGATAACCGACTCGTGATAACCGTAACGTAAAGGTACTAACGGGATGTCTGTACAGAGGCTAGCTTTCTGTTGTGGGCAGGGTTTCCAAGCAGAGGAAGTACCTCTCCCTATTACACTGGTCATCCTCCCATTCCCATTGGCCAGTATCGCTCATTCCCAGGGAGGCGCAGTTTTCTGGGTGGGTTGAAGAGGTTGAGCTGCTGCAGGTGCCAGTGCCGTTCACGAGTGGGGAGCTAAAGTCATTTAACGGGACGACGTCGCCCGCCAGATAACGCCACTGGACACGGTCCAGGAGATTGGACACCCCAATCCAGTATTGTTGACCTTGTGAGAGAATACGCAAGTTAATATTCAAACACATGCATACGTTATTAAGTGTTTGCTTATTGTTTATAATGAAGTCGTAGATAACTTGGTTAATGTTATTAGCAATGTCCATCCATTGAGACTGCCTCCTTGATTAACCGTCGTTAACCGTCGATTAGGACATGTCTTAGCAAAGTAGAGTAGTAAAGATGCAGGCAAGAGGAACAGGTCCAGTCAGATGAGACAGGGAACCCTCATGTCTTCTCCGAGTGTTAACTGCCACAAGTGAGTGGGTAGGATTCTATGCCGCTATCAGCAAcgtatcagcaatatcacggcggagggacaccagaaattggcttcacacactcgGGAACTGAACCTATGGCTTTGGCGTTAAACACTatgctatcccaccgccctCGCAACAGTTCAATTTTCCTTGACAAAACCAATTCAGTGAACATTCATACTGGCAtctagtgagtgagagagtgagtttggttttacgccacctttagcagtgtcacggcggggtacaccggaaatgggcttcacactttgacCTCACGTGGGGTATCGAACCCCGGTctccagcgtgacgagcgaatgctttaaccactaggctacgatACCGTCTTACTGACATCTAACTCCACTAATGATATTGGTCCAAGCTGGAAAATGTTCCCATCCCTTGATTATGATTACGACTAGCCAAGTATAAAGGGGTTTGAAGTTACCTTTTAGAGCGTTGGAAGTGAGAATACCGTTGACGAAGTCGCTCTGTTCTTGGGTTCTGATCATGGCAAGGTTACCTCCTATGATGCTACAGTATTCCTGGAACAATGGTCTCTGAATGTTAGTATTCATCGTGTAGTTGTAGTCGTGTAACGGCGCATTTCAAATAATGGGTCAAAGCTGGGATATACGCTGGTCTTAAAAGTGAataagtatgattttacgccgtttttaacaatagtccagcaatatgacggagGGAGTGAATAGAACCCGCGTGTTCGGTGTGAaaagcagatgctttaaccactagattatctCGCTGAGCCGTTAAAAATGAAGATAATTCATTATCTGAGTGAGATTTGCTCCACAACCATTTGATAGTAACCCGATTATGGGACGCAACTATAAGTTTGAATATCGAACCCTTCCCTACAGGGCCACCCACGTCCCCAGGTCAACCCTAACACACACCAGTGTATGCCATAGTAACCAACATATTTGTGTCAATGTAACGTTCTGTTAAAGAATGTACATTCCAAgttaaacaaaaaaatgttaatTCAATAAGACATTCTGGAATAAATACAACATAGTTTCAATCGGAAGACGTGGGTGTTGTTTACCTTGGCTTGGGCATATGTCGTTTGGAATCCGGAGAAGTAGAAGCAGTTGTCCTCCAGCTGGAAGTGATTGCAGGGACATTCtgtggaagagtgagtgagtgggttgggttTAACTCTGATTAAACCAGTGGTATGTTGCTATGGGGGTGTTACACTGGTGTAACCCACTCAGGTAGTACACGGTGACAACTCCTGGCAGAGCGTTGACAAACCAGCAGAAGGCAAACCAAGCAGTTCAGTTCAGCTATTAGCATCATGTTTCTGCGCCACAGGTGACAGTTTGTTTAAACACCGCACACAGCGTCTTTCCAACTGtattaataatcgagtctggggcAGACAATCCATAGCTAGAAAAACTGAGTGCGTGAgtggttttacgacgctttagCAAatgtccaacaatatcacgctgggggacaccagaaatgggctccatgtcgagaatcgaacccaggtcttctgcgtgacCCATATATTGCTGAATACGGCGCTAATCAACAAACAAGCATCCAGGCGATGAAGCAACAAACAAATTGTACCTACGATTAGGTGTATACACATACCTAGCAAAACACCATCTAGGACCACCTCTACCAACTGAAGGATATCTGTATCGTCCACGGTGGTGAACTTGTTAAGACGGATGTACCTTCCGATTGATGTGGCCAAACAGGCGTACGTGGTGTTGGAGCCGGCGGCGGGAGAAGTGCTGCCCACGGTGGCGCAGATCTCAGGCGTCCCTCCGAGTGTTGGGTCCTCATCATAAACCTCGATGATGATGTTGCGAAGACGCTCGGCTGCAAAGGTGGAAACAATGACATTCTATACGGCAGTATTGAAATGGCGTTAAACATTCTGGGCCGTCAGTGGTCGTCTGCATGAGCAACTGACTAGGTATTGATGACATATAGTGACGGAGGTCCTTCAGTCTAACACGGGTTTCTGGGAAAAGGTATCCAGACTTTGGAAATAGAGTGCTGTAGACAGGAACCCAGTTTTGTGGCAAA includes:
- the LOC137273689 gene encoding fucolectin-1-like, encoding MLLISLFWVVLGISETHGVVIPILGSQVSSSSAFTFGSVTYGPEFAVDGGFGTDFVADNTTFASDVGDRTPYMDIDLGGIYSLLSVSITNRGDCCSERLRNIIIEVYDEDPTLGGTPEICATVGSTSPAAGSNTTYACLATSIGRYIRLNKFTTVDDTDILQLVEVVLDGVLLECPCNHFQLEDNCFYFSGFQTTYAQAKEYCSIIGGNLAMIRTQEQSDFVNGILTSNALKGQQYWIGVSNLLDRVQWRYLAGDVVPLNDFSSPLVNGTGTCSSSTSSTHPENCASLGMSDTGQWEWEDDQCNRERYFLCLETLPTTES